One Engraulis encrasicolus isolate BLACKSEA-1 chromosome 5, IST_EnEncr_1.0, whole genome shotgun sequence DNA segment encodes these proteins:
- the LOC134448620 gene encoding desmin-like, producing MNHSPERISSYRRYFEECTTAAAATSNSLQMRVSSPSPVRRAVQSQRGASYSRSSAAAAGVMAVGRRAASASRSSVALMVSGGAGAMGMAMGGGQSVDLDAVAAENQEFRGTRTSQRKEMIVLNDRLAAYIEKVRSLESQNKVLETEIEGLSNRFLKPTGLRMLYEEQLRELRSLAEQMRRERDLAIAAKDATASQLELMKVKYEEAIALRKKAEMDIENLRPDVDAATSSRIALEKQLENLQFELEFLKRIQRQEIEELMKQIYAATALSKDAFGLPDLSSALQQIQSEYDTIAAKNLQEMDSWYNAKFDDLNSKSTSSLDKMRGAREQLATAKMEIQGKERDRGQLQTKLDGLEARIAEAQARHKKELQALQARIEALQLEIKSTKGKMAKILLEYQELLNVKMSLEIEITTYRKLIEGEDIRIAGMVQKGMSAIAGSSSMMSSTTSVGMASGFAMSSGMSVSAGMAAGMAGAAFGMASGIGCAGAGINGSVDAEAGDVAAAAGTGGNGEDLAARVADGTGSEAGVADGTGSEAGVADGTESEAGAEAGSEACEGIVEEAGSVGEAAAYSYAESEAGSQVAADADADAASVASSMAMGVDAAAVAASAATSSAVSRVSAAHAHTTTMEQAVEVTERKTLLIRTVMNNDEVLEHDTQEHNYIIEGAAD from the exons ATGAATCACAGCCCAGAGAGGATTTCCTCGTACCGCCGGTATTTTGAAGAATGCACCACTGCCGCCGCAGCCACCTCCAACTCTCTGCAGATGAGGGTGTCCAGCCCCTCTCCTGTCCGCAGGGCGGTCCAAAGCCAGCGTGGGGCCAGCTACTCTCGCTCCTCCGCTGCAGCTGCCGGAGTCATGGCCGTGGGACGCAGGGCTGCCTCTGCCTCCCGCTCCTCCGTTGCCCTGATGGTGAG TGGTGGAGCTGGTGCCATGGGTATGGCGATGGGCGGTGGACAGTCCGTGGATCTGGATGCCGTGGCCGCAGAGAACCAGGAGTTCCGGGGCACTCGTACTAGCCAGCGCAAGGAGATGATCGTGCTGAATGACAGGCTGGCTGCATACATCGAAAAG GTTCGGTCACTGGAGTCACAGAATAAGGTTCTGGAGACAGAAATCGAGGGCCTGTCAAACCGCTTCCTGAAGCCCACTGGCCTGCGCATGCTCTATGAAGAACAGCTGAGAGAACTGAGGAGCCTTGCAGAACAGATGAGGAGAGAACGG GACCTGGCTATTGCCGCCAAGGATGCCACCGCTAGCCAGCTTGAGCTGATGAAGGTGAAATATGAAGAAGCCATCGCACTGAGGAAGAAGGCTGAGATGGACATCGAGAATCTCCGCCCG GATGTTGATGCCGCCACTTCCTCCCGTATCGCCCTGGAGAAACAGCTGGAGAATCTCCAATTTGAACTTGAGTTCCTCAAGAGGATTCAAAGACAG GAAATTGAAGAACTGATGAAGCAGATCTATGCTGCCACTGCTCTCTCTAAAGATGCCTTTGGCCTCCCCGACCTCTCCAGTGCTCTGCAACAGATTCAGAGTGAATACGACACCATCGCCGCCAAAAATCTCCAG GAAATGGATTCATGGTACAATGCTAAATTTGATGACTTGAACAGCAAATCCACAAGCAGCTTGGACAAGATGCGCGGTGCCAGGGAGCAACTTGCAACGGCCAAAATGGAG ATTCAAGGCAAGGAGAGGGACAGGGGACAACTGCAGACCAAACTCGATGGCCTGGAGGCTAGAATTGCTGAAGCACAAGCCAGGCATAAGAAAGAACTCCAAGCactgcag GCCAGGATTGAAGCACTCCAGCTGGAAATCAAATCCACCAAGGGCAAAATGGCAAAGATCCTCTTGGAGTATCAGGAACTGCTCAATGTCAAGATGAGCCTGGAGATTGAGATCACAACATACAG GAAACTGATTGAGGGTGAGGACATTCGCATCGCTGGTATGGTGCAAAAAGGCATGAGCGCCATTGCTGGATCAAGCAGCATGATGTCCTCAACCACGTCAGTTGGAATGGCTAGTGGATTCGCAATGAGTTCTGGAATGTCTGTCAGTGCTGGAATGGCAGCAGGAATGGCAGGTGCTGCTTTTGGAATGGCATCTGGAATTGGTTGCGCTGGAGCTGGAATTAATGGATCTGTTGACGCTGAAGCTggagatgttgctgctgctgccggaaCGGGAGGAAATGGGGAAGACCTGGCAGCTAGAGTAGCTGATGGAACTGGATCTGAAGCTGGAGTGGCTGATGGAACTGGATCTGAAGCTGGAGTAGCTGACGGAACTGAATCTGAAGCTGGAGCTGAAGCTGGTTCAGAAGCATGTGAAGGAATTGTTGAGGAAGCTGGATCAGTGGGAGAAGCAGCTGCGTATTCGTATGCTGAAAGTGAAGCCGGATCCCAAGTAGCAGCTGATGCTGACGCTGATGCCGCATCTGTAGCATCttcaatggcaatgggagttgatgctgctgctgtggctgcttcaGCAGCTACATCTAGTGCTGTCAGTCGAGTGTCagccgcgcacgcacacaccaccaccatggaGCAGGCTGTGGAGGTGACCGAGAGGAAGACCTTGCTCATCAG GACAGTGATGAACAACGATGAGGTCCTGGAGCATGACACACAGGAGCATAACTACATCATTGAGGGAGCCGCCGATTAG